CGCAGGCGACATACACGATGGTATTGTCGGGACAGAGGCGCGCCAGGGTGTCGATGTGGGCGTCGGTATCATCGCCTTCCAGGTGGCCGTGGTCCAGCCAGAGCACTTTGCGGGCACCCAGGACGGTACGCAGAATCTGTTCTTCGATATCCTGCTGGTTCAGCTGTGGGTTGCGATTTGGCTCCAGCAGGCAGTTGGAGGTGGTTAAAATGGTGCCGCGGCCATCGCTTTCAATGCTGCCGCCCTCCAGAACCCAGTCGAAACGGTGTTGGGGCGCGGTGAACGCTCCCAACTGATGCAGCTGCCGGGTGACGTTATTATCGTGGGTCGCCTCAAACTTTTTGCCCCAGCCGTTGAAGCTGAAGTCGAGCAGCCTCAGCTGCTGCTGATCCTCGACAGTTATGGGACCGAAATCGCGAATCCAGGTGTCATTGGTCTCGATGTCATAACAGCGCACATTCTCCAGCCTGCCACCCGAGCTGGTCAGGTCGGCAAGGGGCATCCGGGTGTCAGGAGCGACGATGATGACCATCTGGCGCTGGCTGATATGGCCGGCAATATCGCAAAAGGTCTGGCGGGCCTGTGTGAGTACGGGTTGCCAGTCGCTGGCCCCGTGGGGCCATGCCAGCAGAATGGCATCCTGTGGTTCCCATTCAGCAGGCAGGCGGCGCTGTGGTGTGTTGGTGGTGGACATGTACATGCTCCATTGCGGTCGTCGATGTGGTCTTCCGGCAGGCAGAGCTGTGTCTGTCCTGCGACGGGAAATAGTAGCACGGTGGAAGGGAAATACAAACAGGGCAGAAGAGGAGTACCCTTCTGCCCTGCAGTGTTCGTCCTGATCAGGTGGCCTGCAGTTTCTGGCGTCTGCGCTGTAGCATACCTATTGCCACCATGGTGGCAATGGCCGGAATAAAGATCAGGTGCTTGGGTGGCTGGTCCTCTTCGC
This portion of the Desulfurispirillum indicum S5 genome encodes:
- a CDS encoding agmatine deiminase family protein, which gives rise to MSTTNTPQRRLPAEWEPQDAILLAWPHGASDWQPVLTQARQTFCDIAGHISQRQMVIIVAPDTRMPLADLTSSGGRLENVRCYDIETNDTWIRDFGPITVEDQQQLRLLDFSFNGWGKKFEATHDNNVTRQLHQLGAFTAPQHRFDWVLEGGSIESDGRGTILTTSNCLLEPNRNPQLNQQDIEEQILRTVLGARKVLWLDHGHLEGDDTDAHIDTLARLCPDNTIVYVACDDPNDSHFSALKAMEAQLASFTCADGRPYRLLPLPWPAPCHAADGHRLPATYANFLIINGAVLVPVYGDPADALALQVVAAAFPDHEIIGVNCRTLIEQHGSLHCVTMQLPQGAVTP